A single Thermaerobacter sp. FW80 DNA region contains:
- a CDS encoding MarR family winged helix-turn-helix transcriptional regulator, which produces MTSGTAAREWAADSATSPSTPEGCTRLITEVVPRLMRLIRRQMRRHQPGRLSVPQFRTLLYLHHHPGASLSAVAEHLGVARPTASTLVNRLVQRGLVTRNIDPAERRRVVLHLTDAGREDLEVARRRTEAELAERLAGFRPEELAALAAGLRLLERVAAEVAEPASAEGRENPAGPRLPEEVEEG; this is translated from the coding sequence ATGACGTCGGGCACGGCGGCAAGGGAATGGGCCGCGGACTCCGCGACATCCCCATCGACGCCTGAAGGCTGCACCCGCCTCATCACCGAGGTGGTCCCCCGGCTCATGCGCCTGATCCGGAGGCAGATGCGCCGCCATCAACCGGGGCGGCTGTCCGTGCCCCAGTTCCGCACCCTGTTGTACCTGCACCATCACCCGGGGGCGTCGCTCTCCGCGGTGGCCGAGCACCTCGGCGTCGCCCGCCCCACCGCCTCCACACTGGTGAACCGGCTGGTCCAGCGGGGGCTCGTGACCCGCAACATCGATCCGGCTGAGCGCCGACGCGTCGTGCTCCACCTGACCGATGCCGGCCGCGAAGACCTGGAGGTCGCCCGCCGGAGGACCGAGGCCGAGCTCGCCGAGCGGCTGGCCGGCTTCCGGCCGGAGGAACTGGCTGCCCTGGCCGCCGGACTGCGGCTGCTGGAGCGCGTCGCAGCGGAGGTCGCGGAGCCGGCCTCGGCCGAGGGGCGCGAGAACCCGGCCGGCCCCCGCCTGCCCGAGGAGGTCGAGGAGGGTTGA
- a CDS encoding ABC transporter ATP-binding protein, which translates to MTTAAPAAPHPAGSGLAVETVQLTRSFGDFVAVDHLDLAIPAGTIFGLLGPNGAGKSTTIKMLTTLLPPSGGTARVAGFDVVRQPAAVRRRVGYVPQFLSADGALTGYENLLIFAKLYGIPARERYGRIMELLELVGLGDAAHTLVRRYSGGMIRRLEIAQSLLHRPAVLFLDEPTVGLDPTAHRGVWEQVRLLRDRFGTTVVLTTHYMEEADELCDQVAILHRGQVAAVGSPAALKAQVGAAATLEDVFVHFTGSSLESGGTYRDVARTRRTARRLS; encoded by the coding sequence TTGACCACGGCAGCGCCTGCCGCGCCGCATCCCGCCGGCTCCGGTCTGGCGGTGGAGACCGTCCAGCTGACCCGGTCCTTCGGGGACTTCGTCGCCGTCGATCACCTCGACCTGGCGATCCCTGCGGGGACCATCTTCGGCCTCCTCGGTCCCAACGGCGCCGGCAAGAGCACCACCATCAAGATGCTGACCACCCTGCTTCCGCCCAGCGGCGGCACCGCGCGGGTGGCCGGGTTCGACGTGGTGCGCCAGCCCGCCGCCGTGCGCCGGCGGGTGGGCTACGTGCCCCAGTTCCTCTCCGCCGACGGCGCCCTGACGGGGTACGAGAACCTGCTGATCTTCGCCAAGCTCTACGGCATCCCGGCCCGGGAGCGGTACGGGCGCATCATGGAGCTCCTCGAGCTGGTCGGCCTGGGCGACGCCGCCCACACCCTGGTTCGCCGCTACTCCGGGGGGATGATCCGACGCCTCGAGATCGCCCAGTCCCTGCTGCACCGCCCCGCCGTGCTCTTCCTCGACGAGCCCACGGTGGGTCTCGATCCCACCGCCCACCGCGGGGTCTGGGAGCAGGTGCGCCTGTTGCGCGACCGGTTCGGCACCACCGTGGTCCTGACCACCCACTACATGGAGGAGGCCGACGAGCTCTGCGACCAGGTGGCCATCCTCCACCGGGGCCAGGTGGCCGCCGTGGGGTCGCCGGCCGCGCTCAAGGCCCAGGTGGGCGCCGCCGCCACGCTGGAAGACGTGTTCGTCCACTTCACCGGCAGCTCGCTGGAATCGGGAGGGACCTACCGCGATGTCGCCCGCACCCGCCGCACCGCCCGGCGGCTCTCGTGA
- a CDS encoding ABC transporter permease has product MSPAPAAPPGGSREQPDPHLDPGRTGPGEAGPGAARAPVAGAAVQPAPWTAVEPGVRSPGATGWIQAPASPGTPAASGGAVPGAAPAAPLPDDGESGPTATGDPGSRGGPGATAPGPLAAAAAFVRQTLTIVEAEVRKLRHDPFELVTRAVQPALWMLVFGQVMGRLRGMPTGGLPYLDFMAPGILAQSTLFVAIFYGIALIWERDLGILHKYMASPAPRTALVLGKALSAGVRALTQAVVIYLLAAATGVAVRSDPAALVGVLALAVLGAAVFSTLSLVVACLVRTRERFMGIGQVLTMPLFFASNAIYPLHLMPGWVHGIARVNPLTYQVDALRGLMIRGGASQFGLGHDVAVLALALAFLVAVASRLYPRAVT; this is encoded by the coding sequence ATGTCGCCCGCACCCGCCGCACCGCCCGGCGGCTCTCGTGAGCAGCCGGACCCGCACCTCGACCCGGGACGAACCGGCCCCGGGGAGGCCGGGCCGGGCGCCGCCCGCGCCCCCGTGGCCGGAGCCGCGGTCCAGCCTGCGCCCTGGACCGCCGTCGAGCCCGGGGTCCGCAGCCCGGGCGCGACCGGATGGATCCAGGCTCCCGCGTCCCCCGGGACGCCCGCCGCGAGCGGCGGAGCGGTGCCCGGGGCGGCGCCCGCCGCGCCCCTGCCAGACGACGGGGAATCCGGACCGACGGCGACGGGCGACCCCGGGTCGCGGGGCGGGCCGGGCGCGACCGCGCCCGGCCCGCTCGCCGCGGCAGCCGCCTTCGTCCGGCAGACCCTGACCATCGTGGAAGCCGAGGTGCGCAAGCTGCGGCACGACCCCTTCGAGCTGGTGACCCGGGCGGTCCAGCCCGCCCTGTGGATGCTGGTCTTCGGACAGGTGATGGGGCGCCTGCGGGGCATGCCGACGGGTGGGCTGCCCTACCTCGACTTCATGGCGCCGGGGATCCTGGCGCAGAGCACGCTGTTCGTGGCCATCTTCTACGGCATCGCCTTGATCTGGGAGCGGGACCTGGGCATCCTGCACAAGTACATGGCGAGCCCCGCCCCGCGAACCGCTCTGGTGCTGGGCAAGGCCCTGTCGGCGGGGGTGCGGGCGCTGACCCAGGCGGTGGTGATCTACCTGCTGGCGGCGGCCACGGGGGTGGCGGTTCGGTCCGACCCGGCGGCGCTGGTGGGCGTGCTGGCGCTGGCGGTGCTGGGGGCGGCGGTGTTCTCCACCCTCTCCCTGGTGGTGGCGTGCCTGGTGCGGACCCGGGAGCGGTTCATGGGGATCGGGCAGGTGCTGACCATGCCGCTCTTCTTCGCCAGCAACGCCATCTACCCGCTCCACCTGATGCCGGGGTGGGTCCACGGCATCGCAAGGGTGAATCCGCTCACGTACCAGGTCGACGCCTTGCGGGGCCTGATGATCCGCGGCGGCGCCAGCCAGTTCGGCCTGGGTCACGACGTGGCGGTGCTGGCGCTGGCCCTGGCCTTCCTGGTGGCGGTGGCGTCGCGCCTCTACCCGCGGGCGGTGACCTGA